The Streptomyces sp. NBC_00162 genome window below encodes:
- the whiA gene encoding DNA-binding protein WhiA, translating into MAMTPAVKDEISRLPVTRTCCRKAEVSAILRFAGGLHLVSGRIVIEAELDTGIAARRLRKDILEIFGHSSDLVVMAPGGLRRGSRYVVRVVAGGDQLARQTGLVDGRGRPIRGLPPQVVSGATCDAEAAWRGAFLAHGSLTEPGRSSSLEVTCPGPEAALALVGAARRLSIAAKAREVRGVDRVVVRDGDAIGALLTRLGAHESVLAWEERRMRREVRATANRLANFDDANLRRSARAAVAAGARVQRALEILGEEVPEHLAAAGRLRMEHKQASLEELGALADPPLTKDAVAGRIRRLLAMADKRAQDLGIPGTESNLDLSEEMADNMAG; encoded by the coding sequence ATGGCGATGACGCCCGCGGTGAAGGATGAGATCTCCCGCCTCCCCGTCACCCGGACCTGCTGCAGGAAGGCGGAGGTCTCGGCGATTCTTCGGTTCGCGGGCGGCCTCCACCTGGTGAGCGGCCGCATCGTCATCGAGGCGGAGCTCGACACCGGGATCGCGGCCAGACGGCTGCGCAAGGACATCCTCGAGATCTTCGGCCACTCCTCGGACCTCGTGGTCATGGCTCCCGGCGGACTGCGCCGCGGCAGCCGGTACGTGGTCCGGGTCGTGGCCGGGGGTGACCAGCTGGCACGCCAGACCGGCCTCGTGGACGGCCGCGGCCGTCCCATCCGGGGGCTTCCCCCACAGGTGGTCTCCGGGGCCACCTGTGACGCCGAGGCGGCCTGGCGCGGCGCCTTCCTGGCCCACGGCTCGCTCACCGAGCCGGGCCGGTCCTCCTCCCTGGAGGTCACCTGCCCCGGTCCGGAGGCCGCCCTGGCCCTGGTGGGCGCCGCCCGCAGGCTCTCCATCGCCGCCAAGGCGCGCGAGGTGCGCGGGGTCGACCGGGTCGTGGTCCGCGACGGCGACGCGATCGGCGCCCTGCTGACCCGCCTCGGCGCCCACGAGTCGGTGCTGGCCTGGGAGGAGCGGCGGATGCGGCGCGAGGTCCGCGCCACCGCCAACCGCCTGGCCAACTTCGACGACGCCAACCTGCGCCGCTCCGCGCGGGCCGCCGTGGCCGCCGGAGCCCGGGTGCAGCGCGCGCTGGAGATCCTCGGCGAGGAGGTCCCCGAGCACCTCGCGGCGGCAGGCCGGCTGCGCATGGAGCACAAGCAGGCCTCCCTCGAGGAGCTCGGCGCGCTCGCCGACCCGCCGCTGACCAAGGACGCGGTCGCGGGCCGGATCCGCCGTCTGCTGGCGATGGCCGACAAGCGTGCCCAGGACCTCGGAATCCCGGGCACCGAGTCGAACCTCGATCTCAGCGAGGAGATGGCCGACAACATGGCCGGCTGA
- the rapZ gene encoding RNase adapter RapZ, with amino-acid sequence MTEHETTHDRDGAQVSTGTTAEPGETAEAAIPELVIISGMSGAGRSTAAKCLEDLGWFVVDNLPPALIPTMVELGARSQGNVARIAVVVDVRGRQFFDALRESLADLDSKGVTRRIVFLESSDDALVRRFESVRRPHPLQGDGRITDGIAAERDLLRELRGDADLVIDTSSLNVHELRAKMDAQFAGDEEPELRATVMSFGYKYGLPVDADLVVDCRFIPNPHWVPELRPFTGLNEEVSGYVFSQPGAKEFLDRYTELLQLIATGYRREGKRYVTIAVGCTGGKHRSVAMSEKLAARLASEGVETVVVHRDMGRE; translated from the coding sequence ATGACCGAGCACGAGACCACGCACGACCGAGACGGAGCACAGGTGAGTACGGGCACGACAGCGGAGCCCGGCGAGACCGCCGAGGCGGCCATCCCCGAGCTGGTGATCATCTCCGGGATGTCCGGGGCCGGCCGCAGTACGGCGGCCAAGTGTCTGGAGGACCTCGGCTGGTTCGTCGTCGACAACCTCCCGCCGGCGCTGATCCCCACCATGGTGGAGCTCGGCGCCCGCTCCCAGGGCAACGTGGCGCGCATCGCCGTCGTCGTCGACGTCCGCGGCCGCCAGTTCTTCGACGCCCTGCGCGAGTCCCTCGCCGACCTCGACAGCAAGGGCGTCACCCGCCGCATCGTCTTCCTCGAGTCCTCCGACGACGCGCTGGTCCGCCGCTTCGAATCGGTCCGGCGCCCGCACCCGCTCCAGGGCGACGGGCGCATCACCGACGGCATCGCCGCCGAGCGCGACCTGCTGCGCGAGCTGCGCGGCGACGCCGACCTGGTGATCGACACCTCCAGCCTGAACGTGCACGAGCTGCGCGCGAAGATGGACGCCCAGTTCGCCGGGGACGAGGAGCCCGAGCTGCGGGCCACCGTCATGTCCTTCGGCTACAAGTACGGCCTGCCCGTCGACGCCGACCTCGTCGTCGACTGCCGCTTCATCCCGAACCCGCACTGGGTGCCGGAGCTGCGCCCCTTCACCGGGCTCAACGAGGAGGTGTCGGGGTACGTCTTCAGCCAGCCCGGTGCCAAGGAGTTCCTCGACCGCTACACCGAGCTGCTCCAGCTCATCGCCACCGGCTACCGCCGCGAGGGCAAGCGCTACGTGACCATCGCGGTCGGGTGCACGGGCGGCAAGCACCGCAGCGTGGCCATGTCCGAGAAGCTCGCCGCCCGCCTCGCCTCCGAGGGAGTCGAGACCGTCGTAGTCCACCGGGACATGGGGCGCGAGTGA
- a CDS encoding gluconeogenesis factor YvcK family protein: MTARTPRLSRLRRLTPGRGEDGAGRSGRSGRRRGATPKVVALGGGQGLSASLAALRRITGDLTAVVTVADDGGSSGRLREELGVLPPGDLRKALAALCGDDDWGQTWARVIQHRFQSEGDLHGHAVGNLLIVALWEQLGDPVQALDLVGKLLGAQGRVLPMSAVPLELQALVKGHDPARPEDVDTVRGQATVALTPGEVLSVQVVPSDPPAVPEAVAAVLDADWVVLGPGSWFSSVIPHLLVPELLDALVETKARRVLSLNLAPQPGETEGFSPQRHLEVLARHAPKLALDVVLADEAAVPDRESLADAAKRFGAAVELAPVAREDGSPKHDPELLAAAYDRIFRMHGRIGPWR; encoded by the coding sequence GTGACCGCACGGACCCCGCGGCTGAGCCGCCTGCGCCGCCTCACCCCGGGACGGGGCGAGGACGGCGCGGGCCGCTCCGGCCGCTCCGGCCGCCGACGCGGCGCCACGCCCAAGGTGGTGGCGCTCGGCGGCGGCCAGGGCCTGTCGGCCTCCCTCGCCGCCCTGCGCCGCATCACCGGTGACCTGACCGCGGTGGTCACCGTCGCCGACGACGGCGGATCCAGCGGCCGGCTCCGCGAGGAGCTCGGCGTGCTGCCGCCCGGCGACCTGCGCAAGGCGCTGGCCGCGCTGTGCGGGGACGACGACTGGGGCCAGACCTGGGCCCGCGTCATCCAGCACCGTTTCCAGTCCGAGGGCGATCTGCACGGGCACGCGGTCGGCAACCTGCTGATCGTCGCCCTGTGGGAACAGCTCGGCGATCCCGTCCAGGCCCTCGACCTGGTCGGCAAGCTGCTCGGCGCACAAGGCCGGGTGCTGCCGATGTCGGCGGTGCCGCTGGAGCTCCAGGCCCTGGTCAAGGGGCACGATCCGGCCCGGCCCGAGGACGTGGACACCGTCCGCGGGCAGGCCACGGTGGCGCTGACCCCGGGCGAGGTGCTCTCCGTACAGGTGGTGCCGAGCGACCCGCCGGCCGTGCCGGAGGCCGTCGCGGCGGTCCTGGACGCCGACTGGGTGGTCCTGGGTCCGGGGTCCTGGTTCTCCTCCGTCATTCCGCACCTGCTGGTGCCGGAACTGCTCGACGCGCTGGTCGAGACGAAGGCCCGCCGGGTCCTCTCGTTGAACCTCGCGCCGCAGCCCGGCGAAACAGAGGGCTTCTCTCCGCAGCGTCATTTGGAGGTTTTGGCCCGACACGCCCCTAAACTCGCCCTGGACGTGGTGCTGGCCGACGAGGCCGCCGTGCCCGACCGCGAGTCCCTCGCCGATGCCGCAAAACGGTTCGGCGCCGCGGTCGAGCTGGCGCCCGTGGCCAGGGAAGACGGGTCTCCGAAGCATGATCCGGAGCTGCTCGCCGCCGCGTACGACCGTATTTTTCGGATGCATGGAAGGATCGGCCCATGGCGATGA
- the uvrC gene encoding excinuclease ABC subunit UvrC, with protein MADPSSYRPKPGQIPDSPGVYRFRDEHRRVIYVGKAKSLRQRLASYFQDIAGLHPRTATMVTTAASVEWTVVSTEVEALQLEYSWIKEYDPRFNVKYRDDKSYPSLAVTLNEEYPRVQVMRGPKKKGVRYFGPYGHAWAIRETVDLMLRVFPVRTCSAGVFKRSAQIGRPCLLGYIGKCSAPCVGRVTPEEHRELAEDFCDFMAGRTGTYLSRLEKEMHEAAEEMEYEKAARLRDDIGALRRAMEKNAVVLADATDADLVAVAEDELEAAVQIFHVRGGRVRGQRGWVTDKVEAVDTAGLVEHALQQLYGEETGESVPKEVLVPALPEDAPALSQWLAERRGSGVSLRIPQRGDKKALMETVHRNAQQSLALHKTKRASDLTTRSRALEEIAEALELDSAPLRIECFDISHLQGDDVVASMVVFEDGLARKSEYRRFQIKSFEGQDDVRSMHEVVSRRFRRYLQEKLKTGEWEAEDGDAPEDDGRAKRFAYPPQLVVVDGGQPQVAAAKRALEELGVDDVAVCGLAKRLEEVWLPGEDDPVVLPRTSEGLYLLQRVRDEAHRFAIQYQRNKRGKRLKAGPLDGVPGLGESRKQALVKHFGSVKKLRQATIDQICEVPGIGRKTAEAVAVALAQTVPAGPAVNTATGEIIEDENPAPAGGGTFRQ; from the coding sequence ATGGCCGACCCTTCCAGTTACCGACCCAAGCCGGGACAGATCCCCGACTCCCCGGGGGTGTACAGGTTCCGCGACGAGCACCGTCGGGTGATCTACGTCGGGAAGGCCAAGAGCCTGCGCCAGCGCCTGGCGAGCTACTTCCAGGACATCGCCGGCCTGCATCCCCGTACCGCCACCATGGTGACCACGGCCGCCTCCGTCGAGTGGACCGTGGTGTCCACCGAGGTCGAGGCGCTCCAGCTGGAGTACTCCTGGATCAAGGAGTACGACCCGCGGTTCAACGTCAAGTACCGCGACGACAAGAGCTACCCCTCCCTCGCCGTCACCCTGAACGAGGAGTACCCGCGGGTCCAGGTCATGCGCGGGCCCAAGAAGAAGGGCGTGCGCTACTTCGGTCCGTACGGGCATGCCTGGGCCATCCGCGAGACCGTCGACCTGATGCTCCGGGTGTTCCCGGTGCGCACCTGCTCCGCGGGCGTGTTCAAGCGCTCCGCGCAGATCGGCCGGCCCTGCCTGCTCGGCTACATCGGCAAGTGCTCCGCGCCCTGCGTCGGCCGGGTCACCCCCGAGGAGCACCGCGAACTGGCCGAGGACTTCTGCGACTTCATGGCCGGCCGCACCGGCACCTACCTCTCCCGGCTGGAGAAGGAGATGCACGAGGCGGCCGAGGAGATGGAGTACGAGAAGGCCGCCCGGCTGCGCGACGACATAGGGGCGCTGCGCCGGGCCATGGAGAAGAACGCCGTGGTGCTCGCCGACGCCACCGACGCGGACCTCGTCGCGGTCGCCGAGGACGAGCTCGAGGCCGCCGTGCAGATCTTCCACGTGCGCGGCGGCCGGGTCCGCGGCCAGCGTGGCTGGGTCACCGACAAGGTCGAGGCCGTCGACACCGCCGGCCTGGTCGAGCACGCCCTCCAGCAGCTCTACGGGGAGGAGACCGGCGAGTCCGTCCCCAAGGAGGTGCTGGTCCCCGCGCTGCCCGAGGACGCTCCCGCGCTGAGCCAGTGGCTCGCCGAGCGCCGCGGTTCGGGGGTCAGCCTGCGCATCCCGCAGCGCGGCGACAAGAAGGCCCTCATGGAGACCGTCCACCGCAACGCGCAGCAGTCCCTCGCCCTGCACAAGACCAAGCGCGCCAGCGACCTCACCACCCGCTCCCGGGCCCTGGAGGAGATCGCCGAGGCCCTGGAGCTGGACAGCGCCCCGCTGCGCATCGAGTGCTTCGACATCTCCCACCTTCAGGGCGACGACGTGGTCGCGTCGATGGTGGTCTTCGAGGACGGGCTCGCCCGCAAGAGCGAGTACCGGCGCTTCCAGATCAAGTCCTTCGAGGGGCAGGACGACGTCCGCTCCATGCACGAGGTGGTCTCCCGCCGCTTCCGCCGCTACCTCCAGGAGAAGCTGAAGACCGGCGAGTGGGAGGCGGAGGACGGCGACGCGCCCGAGGACGACGGGCGGGCCAAGCGCTTCGCCTACCCGCCCCAGCTCGTCGTGGTCGACGGTGGCCAGCCGCAGGTCGCCGCTGCCAAGCGGGCCCTGGAAGAGCTCGGCGTCGACGACGTGGCCGTGTGCGGCCTGGCCAAGCGGCTGGAGGAGGTCTGGCTGCCCGGCGAGGACGACCCGGTCGTGCTGCCCCGCACCAGCGAGGGCCTCTACCTGCTCCAGCGGGTCCGTGACGAAGCCCACCGCTTCGCCATCCAATACCAGCGCAACAAGCGCGGAAAACGCCTGAAGGCGGGCCCGCTGGACGGGGTGCCGGGCCTCGGCGAGAGTCGCAAACAGGCCCTGGTCAAGCACTTCGGTTCGGTGAAGAAGCTCCGACAGGCGACAATCGACCAGATCTGCGAGGTCCCGGGCATAGGCCGCAAGACGGCCGAGGCCGTGGCCGTGGCCCTCGCCCAGACGGTTCCCGCCGGTCCCGCCGTCAACACGGCCACAGGAGAGATCATTGAGGATGAGAACCCCGCCCCCGCGGGTGGGGGAACCTTCCGGCAGTAG